From the Candidatus Falkowbacteria bacterium genome, one window contains:
- a CDS encoding M23 family metallopeptidase — translation MLTKKILDSSQISSTRGKISGILMGRIAVHSLIIILGIFLIYSNLAVKQKVTSSDELVGKTKLANLIGEDRSDSGQLIEDYPNLNVAVLDRRFKYGENSLRSKVSILTKEQGQTEESATKIVEKRSTAISYTIQNGDTISSIARRFGISINTILWENDLKATSLIKPGNQLTILPSSGVGHTVVRGQTLGAIAKLYDVSEQDILKANGISNPNQIKIGEKLLIPGASQLASASGNTIVKATTKQVSLGAEKLRAIISSDRDSTAIIPAGGRMAWPTTGHRITQYYSWRHTGVDIADHIGTPIYAADSGVVTTVGYNRGGYGNQIIISHGGGKTTRYGHLSAFDVVVGQKVTKGQYIAAMGSTGRSTGPHLHFEVMLNGARYNPLNYTR, via the coding sequence TTGCTTACAAAAAAAATATTGGACTCTAGTCAGATATCATCTACTCGAGGGAAAATTTCTGGTATTTTGATGGGTAGAATAGCTGTCCACTCACTGATAATCATCTTAGGAATATTTCTTATATATAGTAATTTAGCAGTAAAGCAAAAAGTAACATCATCTGATGAGTTGGTTGGTAAAACTAAATTAGCCAACCTAATTGGCGAGGATAGATCAGACTCTGGACAACTAATAGAAGACTACCCAAATCTCAATGTTGCTGTGTTGGACAGAAGATTTAAATATGGTGAGAACTCTCTAAGATCAAAAGTGAGCATCCTAACAAAAGAACAAGGTCAGACTGAAGAAAGTGCTACCAAGATAGTAGAAAAGCGGTCGACGGCAATAAGCTACACAATACAAAATGGCGACACAATCAGTAGTATCGCAAGACGCTTTGGAATTAGTATAAATACTATTCTATGGGAAAACGACCTTAAGGCTACTAGTCTAATTAAACCGGGTAACCAGTTAACAATCCTACCAAGCTCTGGTGTCGGACATACTGTTGTTCGCGGACAAACCTTAGGTGCAATTGCAAAGCTATATGACGTTAGCGAACAAGACATTCTTAAGGCCAACGGCATAAGCAATCCTAACCAAATTAAAATTGGCGAGAAACTTTTAATCCCAGGTGCTAGCCAGCTAGCTAGTGCTTCAGGCAATACAATTGTTAAAGCAACAACTAAACAAGTTTCTTTAGGCGCTGAAAAATTAAGAGCTATTATTTCTAGCGATAGAGATTCGACAGCCATAATTCCTGCTGGAGGAAGAATGGCGTGGCCAACAACCGGACATAGAATCACTCAGTACTATTCTTGGCGACATACCGGAGTAGACATTGCCGATCATATTGGAACACCAATCTACGCGGCTGACTCCGGCGTTGTTACAACGGTTGGCTATAACCGAGGTGGTTATGGTAACCAAATTATTATTAGCCATGGTGGTGGGAAAACAACACGTTATGGTCACCTTTCCGCTTTTGACGTGGTAGTTGGACAAAAGGTTACCAAGGGGCAATATATTGCCGCCATGGGTTCAACCGGCCGTTCAACAGGACCGCACCTTCACTTTGAAGTTATGCTAAACGGAGCACGTTATAACCCGCTTAACTACACTCGTTAA
- a CDS encoding HD domain-containing protein, giving the protein MILKPGENIGQNSETPENTEGFLVDSVIEDNNFLPETEEDKKKNEENRASFEARLEGLSRDEKWDVMRGYNLGKEAHRTQKRDSGERYFEHLRSVALILIDECQIKDPNLTIACLLHDSIEDSPIFGNSNLAYSAWKEESDYHLSKTFNKKVSELVIGLTKPKVDGVEIKNKKEAHDAYINNLLQGSPDTILLKMCDRLHNLRSLKNNTPEKRLKTIKETKEVYLPIFQEALLAYPNAGASLLEKINKEIEAVEQMD; this is encoded by the coding sequence ATGATATTAAAACCAGGCGAAAATATAGGGCAAAATTCCGAAACTCCAGAAAATACAGAAGGATTTTTAGTTGACAGTGTCATTGAAGACAATAATTTTTTACCAGAAACAGAGGAAGACAAGAAAAAAAACGAGGAGAACAGAGCAAGTTTTGAAGCACGACTAGAGGGCCTTTCCAGGGATGAAAAATGGGATGTTATGCGTGGCTATAACCTAGGGAAAGAAGCTCATCGAACACAAAAAAGAGATTCTGGCGAAAGATATTTTGAACATCTAAGAAGTGTAGCTCTAATCTTGATTGATGAATGTCAAATAAAAGATCCGAATTTAACTATTGCTTGCTTATTGCACGATTCAATTGAAGACTCTCCTATCTTTGGTAATTCTAATCTAGCTTACTCGGCCTGGAAAGAAGAAAGTGATTATCATTTAAGCAAAACTTTTAACAAAAAAGTGTCTGAGCTCGTCATTGGATTAACTAAACCAAAGGTTGATGGAGTAGAAATTAAAAATAAGAAGGAAGCCCATGATGCTTATATTAACAACTTGCTACAAGGTTCTCCTGACACAATTCTCTTAAAAATGTGTGACAGATTACATAATCTTAGATCACTAAAAAATAACACTCCCGAGAAAAGACTAAAAACAATCAAGGAAACAAAGGAAGTCTACTTGCCAATATTCCAAGAAGCTCTACTTGCCTATCCCAATGCAGGCGCCAGTCTTCTGGAAAAAATAAACAAGGAGATTGAAGCCGTAGAGCAGATGGATTAG
- a CDS encoding DUF378 domain-containing protein: MKMTPLGMIALILVIVGGLNWGLVGIFNFDLVAFLLGKMSSATRIVYALVGLASVYMIYVAANRKS; encoded by the coding sequence ATGAAAATGACTCCATTGGGCATGATTGCCCTAATTCTAGTTATTGTTGGTGGTTTAAACTGGGGACTAGTTGGTATATTCAACTTTGACCTAGTTGCTTTCCTATTAGGGAAAATGAGCTCAGCAACACGCATAGTCTACGCTCTAGTTGGCCTAGCCAGCGTTTACATGATTTACGTAGCTGCCAATAGAAAGAGCTAA
- the polA gene encoding DNA polymerase I: MATKKKKKLLIIDGHALIHRSFHALPTSMTTSKGEIVNAVYGFTSFLLKAIKELKPDMVALTMDKKGPTFRHESYKEYKATRVKAADELYEQIPRVKELATILAIPIFEVAGFEADDLIGTLSKRIKDAEKMIVTGDLDTLQLINKDTRIYTMSHGLTDSFIYDDKAVEERFGLGVDQMIDYKALRGDPSDNIPGVRGIGEKTAVELLQKFKTVTNLYKNINDPWIRPRIKELLVEHKKDALMSYDLATIKQDVPLEFDEADLNFGNFDLEKAVNFFREMEFKSLIPRLLQLKTTNSSKEQNVTRSEDKFDRDTKIFNYEIIDDEKKFKAFLKKLKLQKKFAFDIETSGLDSTNDRLVGLSFAWTAGEAYFVVVNQEPLNGKVTKDLFSWNKQTKTTAHPWLTLLKPILEDETIKKIGHNAKFDIEFLYHFGIRPAGLYFDTMIAAYVLNPGNRQYSLDAVSLEKLEFEKISKDDLLGSGKTKQTYGTVDIKRLGIYACEDADCTNRLAKILEPELKQEKLDKIFSKIEMPLVACLIDMELNGIELDITYLKNLETKVDAEIETLEKKIYQLAGMTFNIASPKQMQEVLFTKLKLSTFGIGKTKTGISTGVDELMKLKKQHPIIEQIMEYRELAKLSSTYIKNLPLLVNPLTKRLHTTFNQTIAATGRLSSTEPNLQNIPVKTELGRLIRHAFVAPKGWELISFDYSQIELRLAAHLSKDPGLVKAFKANQDIHTATAAAINQVDVSKVTKDMRRAAKAVNFGILYGQGPHGLSQTAEIPYEEAKDFIDRYFATYVGIKKYIDHTIVQAQKTGYVETLFGRKRFLPDINAKAVMVRRSAERMAINTPIQGTAADMIKLAMIEVYKFLKTKYQDKIKLLLQVHDELLFEIDPSIIKSAASEIKTIMENVLALDVPVLVDIKHGKNWQNMEEIVLR, translated from the coding sequence ATGGCCACTAAAAAGAAGAAAAAACTACTAATTATTGACGGTCACGCCCTGATTCACAGGAGCTTTCATGCCTTGCCTACGAGCATGACAACCAGTAAAGGCGAGATAGTAAATGCTGTTTATGGCTTTACGTCTTTTTTGTTAAAGGCTATTAAAGAGCTAAAGCCTGACATGGTTGCTTTGACTATGGATAAAAAAGGTCCAACTTTTAGGCACGAATCTTACAAAGAATATAAAGCCACGCGCGTTAAAGCTGCCGATGAACTATATGAACAAATTCCGCGAGTTAAAGAATTAGCAACTATTTTAGCCATCCCTATTTTTGAAGTGGCGGGCTTTGAAGCTGATGACCTCATCGGAACTTTATCTAAAAGAATAAAAGACGCTGAAAAAATGATTGTCACGGGCGACTTAGATACTTTGCAGTTAATTAATAAAGACACGAGAATCTATACCATGAGCCATGGCTTAACTGATAGTTTTATTTACGATGATAAGGCGGTTGAAGAAAGATTTGGCTTAGGTGTTGATCAAATGATTGATTATAAAGCATTACGCGGCGACCCCAGCGATAATATTCCTGGAGTTAGAGGAATCGGTGAAAAAACTGCCGTGGAACTTCTACAAAAATTCAAAACCGTCACTAATCTTTATAAAAATATTAATGACCCGTGGATTAGACCACGTATTAAAGAATTACTAGTTGAGCATAAAAAAGATGCTTTGATGAGCTATGATTTAGCAACCATTAAACAAGATGTACCACTAGAGTTTGATGAAGCCGATCTTAACTTTGGTAATTTTGATTTAGAGAAGGCGGTTAATTTTTTCCGTGAAATGGAGTTTAAGTCCTTAATCCCCCGCTTATTACAATTAAAAACCACTAACTCTTCTAAGGAACAAAATGTTACTCGCTCTGAAGACAAATTTGATCGTGATACAAAAATATTTAATTACGAAATTATTGATGATGAAAAGAAATTCAAAGCTTTTCTAAAAAAACTAAAACTACAAAAAAAATTCGCCTTTGATATTGAAACTAGTGGTCTAGATAGTACTAATGATCGTTTAGTTGGGTTAAGTTTTGCCTGGACAGCCGGTGAAGCTTATTTTGTAGTAGTAAATCAAGAGCCATTAAACGGCAAAGTTACTAAAGATTTATTTTCCTGGAACAAGCAAACTAAAACCACGGCTCATCCTTGGTTAACATTACTCAAACCAATCTTAGAAGATGAAACAATTAAAAAAATTGGTCATAATGCGAAATTCGATATTGAATTTTTATATCACTTCGGCATCCGTCCGGCTGGGCTATATTTTGACACTATGATTGCTGCCTATGTTCTAAACCCCGGCAATCGCCAATATAGTTTAGATGCGGTTAGTTTAGAAAAGTTAGAATTTGAAAAAATTTCTAAAGATGATTTATTAGGCAGCGGCAAAACTAAACAAACTTATGGCACGGTTGATATTAAACGCTTAGGAATTTACGCTTGCGAGGATGCTGATTGCACCAATCGTTTAGCTAAAATTTTAGAGCCAGAATTAAAACAAGAGAAATTAGATAAAATATTTTCTAAAATCGAAATGCCCTTAGTTGCTTGTTTAATTGACATGGAACTAAATGGTATTGAATTAGATATTACTTATCTAAAAAACCTAGAAACAAAAGTTGATGCTGAAATTGAAACTTTAGAAAAAAAGATTTACCAATTGGCGGGCATGACTTTTAACATTGCCTCACCTAAACAAATGCAAGAAGTTTTATTTACTAAATTAAAACTTTCTACTTTTGGAATTGGTAAAACTAAAACCGGAATATCGACTGGTGTTGACGAACTAATGAAGCTAAAAAAGCAGCACCCAATTATTGAGCAAATCATGGAATATAGAGAGCTAGCCAAGCTGTCTTCAACTTACATCAAAAATTTGCCTTTATTGGTTAATCCTTTGACTAAGCGCCTTCATACCACTTTTAACCAAACAATCGCCGCTACGGGCCGTTTATCGTCAACAGAGCCTAATTTACAGAACATCCCAGTAAAAACAGAGCTTGGACGCCTTATTCGCCATGCTTTTGTGGCTCCAAAAGGTTGGGAATTGATCAGTTTTGACTACTCTCAAATTGAGCTTCGTTTAGCTGCTCATTTATCAAAAGACCCTGGGCTAGTTAAAGCCTTTAAAGCCAACCAAGATATTCACACGGCTACAGCGGCTGCTATTAACCAAGTTGATGTCAGTAAGGTAACGAAAGATATGCGCCGGGCCGCTAAGGCTGTTAACTTTGGAATTTTATATGGACAAGGCCCACATGGTTTATCACAAACCGCGGAAATTCCTTATGAAGAAGCGAAAGATTTTATTGATCGCTATTTTGCAACTTATGTTGGTATTAAAAAATATATTGATCACACAATCGTCCAAGCGCAAAAAACTGGCTATGTTGAAACTCTATTTGGTCGCAAAAGATTCTTGCCTGACATAAATGCTAAAGCTGTTATGGTTCGTCGTAGCGCCGAAAGAATGGCTATCAATACTCCGATCCAAGGAACGGCGGCTGATATGATAAAATTAGCCATGATTGAGGTTTATAAATTCTTGAAAACTAAGTACCAAGATAAAATTAAATTGTTACTTCAGGTGCATGACGAATTATTATTTGAAATTGATCCAAGTATAATTAAAAGTGCGGCGTCGGAAATCAAAACCATAATGGAAAATGTTTTAGCGCTTGATGTACCAGTCCTAGTCGATATTAAACATGGTAAAAATTGGCAAAACATGGAAGAAATAGTCTTACGCTGA
- the murD gene encoding UDP-N-acetylmuramoyl-L-alanine--D-glutamate ligase, which produces MKLNELKKQNIILLGLGAENFFLTLWLREQGLTNTITIWDTLAADKLGERYKFLVKDKNINWILNKKLPELKSYSLIVRSPGVFIKPEHRKKLTRKLTGPMQLFMDFCPTKNIVGVTGTKGKGTTSSLIYNIIKTAKKKVWLGGNIGVAPFSFINQIKPTDWVVLELSSFQLQEITTGPKIAVFTNFSPEHLSPADPNNPNHHHSLNDYWQSKLNITRATKLAVINQRLKGKIKDKKLKLKFFNCSNLASNLPGEHNKENIAAAILVTKAIKIPDAIITKAVKQFKGLEYRIEKVGDKNGVEYYNDSFATTPEATQTALKSFSRPIILLASGAEKKSDFSKLAKDITKRVKYLVLFKGQATARLKKETIKAGFKTTNIVIAKSMNDAVKKAQKKASKGDIILMSPATASFGMFKNYKDRGKQFNQALN; this is translated from the coding sequence ATGAAATTAAATGAGCTAAAAAAACAAAATATTATTTTACTTGGTCTAGGCGCTGAAAATTTTTTCTTAACTTTATGGTTAAGAGAGCAAGGCCTAACTAACACTATAACAATCTGGGATACTTTAGCGGCTGATAAGTTAGGTGAACGTTATAAATTTTTAGTTAAAGATAAAAACATTAACTGGATTTTAAATAAAAAATTACCAGAGCTAAAAAGCTATTCTTTAATTGTGCGCTCCCCCGGTGTATTTATAAAACCGGAACACAGAAAAAAATTAACTCGTAAATTAACTGGGCCAATGCAGTTGTTTATGGACTTTTGTCCTACTAAAAATATTGTTGGCGTCACCGGCACTAAGGGCAAAGGCACAACTTCTAGCCTAATTTACAATATTATTAAAACTGCTAAGAAAAAAGTTTGGCTAGGCGGTAATATTGGCGTTGCACCATTTTCTTTTATTAACCAAATAAAACCGACTGATTGGGTAGTTTTAGAATTATCTAGTTTTCAGCTACAAGAAATAACAACTGGCCCTAAAATTGCTGTTTTTACTAATTTTTCCCCAGAACATTTATCACCAGCTGATCCTAATAATCCTAACCATCATCATTCACTTAATGATTATTGGCAGTCAAAGTTAAATATTACCAGAGCTACTAAATTAGCTGTTATTAATCAAAGACTAAAAGGGAAAATTAAGGATAAAAAACTTAAGCTTAAATTTTTTAATTGTTCTAATTTAGCGTCTAACTTACCGGGTGAGCATAATAAGGAGAACATCGCCGCGGCAATATTAGTAACTAAAGCTATCAAAATCCCTGATGCTATTATTACCAAAGCAGTCAAACAATTTAAGGGCTTAGAGTATAGAATTGAAAAAGTTGGGGACAAAAATGGCGTTGAATATTATAATGACAGCTTTGCTACAACTCCAGAAGCTACTCAGACTGCTCTAAAGTCATTCTCCAGACCAATTATATTATTAGCCTCAGGCGCAGAAAAAAAATCAGATTTTTCTAAATTAGCTAAAGACATTACTAAGCGAGTAAAATATCTAGTTTTATTCAAGGGTCAAGCTACGGCTCGCCTAAAGAAAGAAACTATTAAAGCCGGCTTCAAAACTACTAATATTGTGATTGCTAAAAGCATGAACGACGCCGTAAAAAAAGCGCAAAAGAAAGCTAGCAAGGGCGATATTATTTTAATGTCCCCAGCCACAGCAAGTTTTGGTATGTTTAAGAACTATAAAGATAGAGGTAAACAGTTTAATCAAGCGCTTAACTAA